One genomic window of Luteitalea pratensis includes the following:
- a CDS encoding HD-GYP domain-containing protein, giving the protein MASPARAVLSVPETPEGSVRAAFGHVRPIYIPVHLDGLVIDSVVDFHLHLQTSPGHFVLFRGPDLEFTTAHHARLLANNVQTLWLKGDERRRYEHYVERHLETLLANPQIATPRKVELLQSAAQTTLEAVMIDPRHTEAVPRTRRVAQQTVALIVKEKEALGHMAALMARDYDTVRHSMNVSIFATGLAHAAGVRNASDLRDLALGGLLHDIGKSELPRELIVKPGAYTEEEMALMRTHVVRGEHILQADGRMGSLGMVAVSQHHERLSGHGYPRALEPQHIHLFGRVAAIADVYDAMTSDRSYQRAMKPVDALHLMSTHLASHFDQDLLTQFVKTLRAPRA; this is encoded by the coding sequence GTGGCGAGCCCCGCACGCGCCGTGCTGTCAGTGCCCGAGACGCCCGAGGGGTCGGTCCGGGCGGCGTTCGGTCACGTGCGTCCGATCTACATCCCCGTGCATCTCGATGGCCTGGTCATAGACTCGGTCGTCGATTTCCACCTGCACCTCCAGACATCGCCGGGGCACTTCGTCCTGTTCCGCGGTCCGGACCTGGAGTTCACGACCGCTCACCACGCCCGGTTGCTCGCCAACAACGTCCAGACGCTCTGGCTGAAGGGCGACGAGCGCCGGCGCTACGAGCACTATGTGGAGCGCCACCTCGAGACCCTGCTCGCGAACCCGCAGATCGCCACTCCTCGGAAGGTCGAGTTACTGCAGTCGGCCGCGCAGACGACGCTCGAGGCCGTGATGATCGACCCGCGTCACACCGAGGCCGTGCCGCGCACGAGGCGCGTCGCGCAGCAGACCGTCGCGCTCATCGTCAAGGAGAAGGAAGCGCTCGGCCACATGGCGGCGCTGATGGCGCGCGACTACGACACCGTCCGGCACTCGATGAACGTCAGCATCTTCGCCACCGGTCTTGCGCATGCCGCCGGCGTTCGCAACGCGAGCGATCTCCGCGACCTCGCGCTCGGTGGCCTGCTGCACGACATCGGCAAGAGCGAACTACCCCGCGAGTTGATCGTGAAGCCCGGCGCATATACCGAGGAGGAGATGGCCTTGATGCGCACGCACGTGGTCCGCGGCGAGCACATCCTCCAGGCCGATGGACGCATGGGATCGCTCGGCATGGTGGCCGTCTCGCAGCACCACGAACGCCTCAGCGGCCACGGCTATCCGCGTGCGCTCGAACCGCAACACATCCACCTGTTCGGGCGCGTCGCGGCCATCGCGGACGTGTACGACGCGATGACCAGCGATCGCAGCTACCAGCGCGCGATGAAGCCGGTGGATGCGCTGCACCTGATGTCCACCCACCTCGCCTCGCACTTCGACCAGGACCTGCTCACGCAGTTCGTCAAGACCCTACGCGCGCCGCGAGCGTAG